From one Luteolibacter sp. SL250 genomic stretch:
- a CDS encoding ribbon-helix-helix protein, CopG family, with translation MSTTLSIRLGEDLARWVEEQARATGRSQGSLVKEALEKVRQAEQAKPFMKLAGSLEGPEDLSRRKGFSRP, from the coding sequence ATGAGTACGACACTGAGCATCCGCTTGGGTGAAGATCTGGCACGCTGGGTGGAAGAACAGGCTCGTGCCACCGGTCGTTCCCAAGGGAGTCTGGTCAAGGAAGCATTGGAGAAAGTGCGGCAGGCGGAGCAAGCCAAGCCATTCATGAAACTGGCTGGCAGCTTGGAAGGGCCGGAGGATCTTTCCCGCCGCAAAGGATTCTCTCGGCCATGA
- a CDS encoding YbaB/EbfC family nucleoid-associated protein, with translation MNIAKLMKQAQQMQAGLAAKQEELSARTVEASVGGGKVNVTATCAGDVLSIKIDPSVVDASDVEFLEDLVLKGVQEAITKGKDTAAAEMKKLTGGMGLPGM, from the coding sequence ATGAACATCGCCAAACTGATGAAACAAGCCCAGCAGATGCAGGCCGGGCTCGCCGCAAAGCAGGAAGAACTCTCCGCCCGCACCGTCGAAGCCTCCGTGGGTGGCGGAAAGGTCAACGTCACCGCCACCTGCGCGGGGGACGTCCTCTCCATCAAAATCGACCCATCCGTGGTGGATGCCTCCGATGTCGAATTCCTGGAGGATCTGGTCCTCAAGGGCGTCCAGGAAGCCATCACCAAAGGCAAGGACACCGCAGCAGCGGAAATGAAGAAACTCACCGGCGGCATGGGCCTCCCCGGAATGTGA
- a CDS encoding glycoside hydrolase family 75 protein, which translates to MKQSLKDLVKPEKVLIKTDTTDIERQIRARYEAEMQELRENQEKELAALKKAQVETPREAPEEPAPTDMTLGSVSDVRELRSGIPFKTEVTVTKGGIASIERKDAASYAASYQLTIKAPTPAKTITELETSNKSLSKVLPGLPALVEKAEVSPWFYRLYDEKTTRIRRSANTLNELLTKHNLYDCETMLHLQAPTGRKIFFLQAEMDVVSDGSDGDRLPTMPEEIVNSTHYQPYTSYGWPKKTRTPNPLIAGFERRIAAGQKELEEKGTPAERKTWLRDRIAMLKRGIEDMKARSFLIAEYDPFIVIPVSIITANSSRDPFAPRVGDYAVVVHGEKIYPAIVGDGGPTFKVGEASLRMAREINPKSSPYSRPISDLTVSYLVFSGSREEERQPPDYVKWRQKCHELLGEMGGVGEGYSLHEWQDLLPKPAPPEPAPAAPGATPGPPGPAVPGAPDAPTAPVTPAAPVSPPAAPGQ; encoded by the coding sequence TTGAAGCAAAGTCTGAAGGATCTGGTCAAACCCGAGAAGGTCCTGATCAAGACGGACACAACGGATATCGAACGCCAGATCCGGGCCAGGTATGAGGCGGAGATGCAGGAACTCCGGGAAAATCAGGAAAAGGAACTGGCTGCCCTGAAAAAAGCCCAGGTGGAGACCCCCAGGGAGGCACCCGAGGAACCTGCCCCCACGGACATGACCCTCGGTTCCGTGTCGGACGTGCGTGAGTTGCGGTCGGGGATCCCATTCAAGACGGAAGTGACCGTCACCAAAGGCGGAATCGCTTCCATCGAACGGAAGGATGCGGCCAGCTATGCGGCTTCCTACCAACTCACGATCAAGGCTCCCACGCCCGCGAAGACGATCACCGAGCTGGAGACATCGAACAAGAGCCTGTCGAAGGTGCTGCCCGGGTTGCCGGCACTGGTGGAGAAAGCCGAGGTTTCCCCGTGGTTCTACCGGCTTTACGATGAGAAGACCACCCGCATACGCAGGAGTGCGAACACCCTCAACGAGTTGCTGACCAAGCACAATCTCTACGACTGTGAGACCATGCTGCATCTCCAGGCTCCGACCGGACGGAAGATCTTTTTCCTGCAGGCGGAGATGGATGTGGTTTCCGATGGCTCGGACGGAGATCGCCTTCCGACGATGCCGGAGGAGATCGTCAACTCCACCCATTACCAGCCCTACACCAGCTACGGTTGGCCGAAGAAAACCCGCACTCCGAATCCGCTGATCGCCGGTTTCGAGCGCAGGATCGCGGCCGGCCAGAAAGAACTGGAGGAGAAAGGGACGCCTGCGGAGCGGAAGACCTGGCTGCGTGACCGGATCGCGATGCTGAAGCGCGGGATCGAGGACATGAAGGCGCGCAGCTTTCTCATCGCGGAATACGATCCTTTCATCGTCATTCCGGTGAGCATCATCACCGCGAACAGCAGCCGTGATCCGTTCGCCCCCAGGGTGGGTGACTATGCGGTCGTCGTCCACGGGGAGAAAATCTACCCCGCCATCGTCGGTGATGGTGGTCCGACCTTCAAGGTCGGCGAAGCTTCGCTGCGGATGGCCCGCGAGATCAATCCGAAGTCATCGCCCTACAGCCGACCCATTTCTGATCTGACGGTGAGTTACCTCGTGTTCTCCGGTAGCCGTGAAGAGGAACGTCAGCCCCCGGACTACGTGAAATGGCGGCAGAAATGCCATGAACTGCTCGGTGAGATGGGCGGGGTGGGAGAGGGATATTCGCTCCACGAATGGCAGGATCTTTTGCCAAAGCCTGCTCCTCCGGAACCCGCGCCCGCAGCCCCCGGGGCAACTCCCGGGCCACCCGGTCCCGCCGTGCCGGGAGCGCCTGACGCACCAACCGCTCCGGTCACACCGGCAGCACCCGTGTCGCCGCCTGCCGCGCCGGGACAGTGA
- a CDS encoding endonuclease/exonuclease/phosphatase family protein, producing MSPLRRRLGWTLVTLSLFLHLFTIGCYSTQPDALAAFTVMPIWLWGAIGLLLSAGAFYFMRAPLSLVLSGIWALTLLIGSDEARALGHIGKPAPQPGPAAPFQSRKVLRVLTINTGNFYFGDPTDEILAWDPDIVLLQQTNPAHTAKIAARLYQGKGDFRTNMFNGVITRWKIRREDKNRVIRSQQLEVVTPDGSALQVVNIHLATAATDLRLWRRSAWREHSQNRKLRRQEMSVALQILSQTTDFPTVPTILGGDFNAPATDVVHRQLSRDFIDAFSETGIGWGNTFHRRFPILRIDHIYSTRHLTPVRCRVVETRHSDHRFVVADFLMR from the coding sequence ATGTCTCCCCTCCGCCGCAGGCTAGGTTGGACCCTGGTGACCCTGTCGCTTTTCCTGCACCTGTTCACGATCGGCTGTTATTCCACCCAGCCGGATGCCTTGGCGGCATTCACCGTGATGCCGATCTGGCTGTGGGGGGCCATCGGGCTGCTTTTGTCGGCGGGTGCCTTCTATTTCATGCGGGCCCCGCTCTCACTGGTGCTGTCCGGCATCTGGGCGCTCACACTCCTCATCGGGTCTGATGAGGCGAGGGCGCTCGGCCACATCGGGAAGCCAGCACCGCAACCCGGCCCTGCAGCGCCATTCCAGTCCCGGAAGGTCCTCCGGGTTCTGACCATCAACACCGGGAACTTCTACTTCGGTGATCCCACCGACGAGATCCTCGCGTGGGATCCGGACATCGTCCTGTTGCAGCAGACCAACCCCGCCCACACGGCGAAGATCGCCGCCCGGCTTTACCAGGGGAAAGGCGACTTCCGGACGAACATGTTCAACGGCGTGATCACCCGCTGGAAGATCCGCAGGGAGGACAAGAACCGCGTGATCCGCAGCCAGCAACTGGAAGTGGTGACACCGGATGGCTCCGCCCTCCAGGTCGTCAACATCCACCTGGCGACCGCAGCCACGGATCTCCGCCTGTGGAGGCGCTCCGCCTGGCGGGAACACAGCCAGAACCGGAAGCTGCGCCGCCAGGAAATGTCGGTCGCACTCCAGATCCTCAGCCAGACCACGGACTTTCCCACCGTCCCCACCATTCTGGGAGGGGATTTCAACGCACCGGCCACGGATGTCGTCCACCGCCAGCTTTCCCGCGACTTCATCGACGCGTTCTCCGAAACCGGCATCGGCTGGGGAAATACCTTCCACCGCCGCTTCCCGATCCTGCGCATCGACCATATCTACTCCACTCGTCACCTCACTCCGGTCCGCTGCCGGGTGGTGGAGACGCGGCATTCCGACCACCGTTTCGTGGTGGCGGATTTCCTGATGCGCTGA
- the dnaX gene encoding DNA polymerase III subunit gamma/tau yields MSYQVFARKYRPKTFDDVLGQDHVVRTLRNAIAQKRLAHAYLFVGPRGTGKTSTARILAKALNCPGGPKADFDPDDDICVEIAEGRSLDVLEIDGASNNGVEQVRDLRESVRFAPARGQFKIYYIDEVHMLSNAAFNALLKTLEEPPPHVKFIFATTEANKILPTILSRCQRFDLRPIPTETIARHLQHIAGQEGIALDETAAWAIAKGADGGMRDAQSMLDQLVAFCGDHITEANVLDVFGFTSREKVATLTSALLERATPAALSLIQKEAESGRELSQLLGELIGCLRALLVAKLDPTADGDGIPAELWSKLIGAADEYAPDRILAAIDVFAETEGRMKWATNKRLHFELGVIKAIQSLGEVRIADVIKVLTRGADFIPQAPPTAPEPVATEAELPPRPSIPAVVTPPIPAPEPEKPAVTPVRKPGLSAISALDSLIEAAPEISEAPPAPEPPPWEEAKPKPAAEAPPAAAPQPTLDESFYDDPLIKSALEKFEGKVLR; encoded by the coding sequence GTGAGCTATCAGGTCTTCGCCCGGAAATACCGGCCCAAAACTTTCGACGATGTCCTTGGACAGGACCATGTGGTGCGCACCCTGCGCAACGCCATCGCCCAGAAGCGGCTGGCCCACGCCTATCTTTTCGTCGGGCCGCGCGGCACCGGCAAGACCTCCACCGCCCGGATCCTGGCAAAGGCGCTGAACTGCCCCGGCGGCCCGAAGGCGGATTTCGATCCGGATGATGATATCTGCGTGGAAATCGCCGAAGGCCGCTCGCTCGATGTGCTGGAGATCGACGGTGCTTCCAACAACGGCGTCGAACAGGTCCGCGACCTGCGGGAGTCCGTCCGCTTCGCCCCGGCGCGCGGCCAGTTCAAGATCTACTACATCGACGAGGTGCACATGCTCTCGAACGCCGCGTTCAACGCGCTGCTCAAGACGCTGGAAGAGCCTCCTCCGCACGTGAAATTCATCTTCGCCACCACGGAGGCGAACAAGATCCTGCCGACGATCCTTTCCCGCTGCCAGCGGTTCGACCTGCGGCCGATCCCCACCGAAACGATCGCCCGCCATCTCCAGCACATCGCCGGCCAGGAAGGCATCGCTCTGGACGAAACCGCCGCCTGGGCGATCGCCAAGGGAGCGGACGGCGGCATGCGCGACGCTCAGTCCATGCTCGACCAGCTCGTGGCTTTCTGCGGCGACCATATCACGGAGGCGAACGTGCTGGATGTCTTCGGTTTCACCTCCCGGGAAAAGGTGGCAACACTCACCTCCGCCCTGCTTGAACGCGCGACACCGGCCGCGCTTTCACTCATCCAGAAGGAAGCGGAGAGCGGTCGGGAACTGTCCCAACTGCTGGGCGAACTGATCGGTTGCCTGCGCGCTCTGCTGGTCGCGAAGCTTGATCCCACGGCGGACGGCGACGGTATTCCCGCCGAGCTTTGGAGCAAGCTGATCGGTGCCGCCGACGAATACGCCCCTGACCGGATTCTCGCGGCCATCGATGTCTTCGCGGAGACCGAAGGCAGGATGAAGTGGGCGACGAACAAGCGCCTGCACTTCGAGCTGGGCGTGATCAAAGCCATCCAATCCCTCGGGGAAGTGAGAATCGCGGATGTCATCAAGGTGCTGACCCGTGGTGCGGATTTCATCCCGCAGGCTCCTCCCACCGCGCCGGAACCCGTGGCGACGGAAGCGGAGCTCCCACCCCGCCCCTCCATTCCCGCGGTGGTGACTCCTCCAATCCCCGCTCCGGAACCCGAGAAGCCCGCAGTCACTCCAGTGCGGAAACCCGGATTGAGCGCGATCAGTGCGCTGGATTCCCTGATCGAAGCCGCGCCGGAGATCAGCGAAGCCCCGCCCGCCCCCGAGCCGCCGCCATGGGAGGAAGCGAAGCCGAAGCCCGCAGCGGAGGCACCACCGGCCGCCGCCCCCCAACCGACGCTCGACGAAAGTTTCTACGATGATCCGCTGATCAAGTCCGCCCTTGAGAAATTCGAGGGCAAAGTGCTCAGGTAA